In Oscillospiraceae bacterium, the genomic window TATTTTTCCCAGACTGTTTGAATATTTCTCTGCGCCGTCTGCAAGCACACCAAATCTGGCAACTGCCTGAGCTCCGCTTTCCTGAGTACAGGTTGCAGGCATTTTAAGGAACGCAATAATTGTACTCATTTGAGAAAGGTCAATATCTGATGTATCAAGATTGATTGAGAAAACAGACCAGCCACTATCACTCTTTGTAATTTTAAGAGATTTTGTACCGTCTGCCGAATAGTCTGTGGAAATAGCCGCATTGTAGTTAGGAGATTTGTGTGCTCCGAAGGCATCTTCTACAGTGGTGTTTTCAAAGTCCTGTAAAACTACAAAGCGAGGTCCGTTCTGTGCAATAGCTGTTAAAAAGGAGCAGGTGGAGAAAATTAAAAGTATAGCAAGAACTAAAGTCAATATCTTCTTGGTTTTCATATTTTTCTCCCCTTATTATTTGTTTTTCAATGTCTGCTCTATCTCATATTCAATAATAGGCTTAGCAGAAGCAACAGCGTTTACAGCTGTTTTATTCTCTGTATAAATGAGATTCCAGAGCTCAGGCCACTGCTTGTCATACCAGTTGCCAAGACCGTTGATAAATGAGAATACCTTCTCATTGGATTTTACAGCCTCTTTATAGATAGCAAGATTTTTATCTGTTATCATTTTATTTCTCTGAGAAATAGCATAGGTTGTATTTTTGTTTGCATCGCTGAATACAGCGCCGTAATAGATATAAGCCATAGCACCCTTAGGATTCTTTGCTCCTACGGGAACACCCCAAGCCTGAGTAATTGCAGGGTTGTAGTGCTTTGAATTTTTATCTACCTTAGGCATGGGAACCATACCGATTTCAAAAGCTGTATGCTTTGATTCGTCGGGTACTGCATAGCCGGGTCTTTCAGCCATAAATGCTACCTTCTGAGCGTTGAATAGAGCGTTGAAGCTGTTCATCGCTGCAGTTGAGGTTGATTTATCCTCGTGTATCATTTTTCTGAGCATTTCAAGACCTGCAATTTCAGCAGCTTTGTCAAGAGTTATATCAATAGTACCGTCTTTATTTAAAACAATTCCTCTGCCGCCTGCTGCATAAACGAATGCATCGTGTATCCAGGAAGCATAGCCCCAAACCTCTGTCTGACCGTCCTTTTGCTTGGTTAAAGCTTTAGCGTATTCACGGAACTTATCAAAGGTCCACTCGCCTCTTTTGTAAACTTCATAGGGGTCAGCAGCGCCGTCAAGACCTGCATTTTCAAGCAAGTTCTTGTTGTAGTGAAGCATAATTGTATCATAAGCTTCTGTGTTTACAGCGTAAGTCTTGCCCTTCCATTTGTAGTTGTTAAGAATTGTCTTATCCCAGAAGGGAGCGTTTGCATCAATGTAAGAGTCAATAGGCTGTAATATATCTGTTGCAGCGTATTTGATAAAGTGCTGGTCAAAGCAAACTGCCAAATCAGGAGGATTTCCTGCAGCAACCATTTCAAGTATCTTTACCTGCCAGTCAGCCCAGCTGTAGATTTCAACTGTTACTTTACATTCGTATTTCTTCTCGAATTGCTTTATCATAAGCTTTGTTATTGTAGCAGGCTCTTCAAAAGCAATAACTCTTACAGTTGTTCCTTTTAAATCAGCATACAAATCCTCTGATTTGTCAGAAACCTCTACGTCTGTAACAACTGAATTTGTAGGTGCCTGAGAGGACTCTTCAGTATCGTCAGACGATTCTCCGCCGGTTACGGCGGAGTCTTCGTCTTCTAAAAGGTCATCATCGTCAGTAGTGTTATTTCCTGTGTTGTTGTCTATATCATCACTTATGCCGCTGCTTGTGCCTGTGCTATCCTTAGGAGTGTTTTTGCAAGCAGTAAGGAAAGTAAGTGATAATACAACAACTAATATTATAGCTATTATTCTTTTCATATGTTCCTCCAATGTAAACAATTAGGGGTAATTAGGCTTTAAAAAGCTCTTTCTTGAAGTTCAACAAATCAATGATTGAAACATAACCGTCTGAATCAGAATCACAAGCTGTCTTGAACAGACCGTCAAGATTGATTTTGTTTAAGAGGTCGTTTCTCATCTGGATAAGGTCAAGTACGTTTGCTTCACCGTCGCCTGTAACGTCGCCTTCAATAAGAACGCTGTAGGTTTTCTCTTCGCCGTCAACTGTAAAGGTAACTGTTGCGCCTGTACCAACCTTGGAGTCTACTGTGTTTTCAAACTGTACGTTTGCATTGTTTGCAGCCTTCATTTCTTTAAGAAGGTCAGCTACTGTTGTGTTAGCATCAATATTTGTAATAACGTCATTTTCAACCTCAAAGCCGTTAAAGAGAACTGCAGGAGGAACTTCTTCGTTGAATTCGCCCTGAACACCGATAATTCTGTCAACGTAAAGTGCCTGATTTTCCATAGGCTCGTGAGAATACATAAATACTGATGTAATCTTTGTCTTGTCAAAGTCATCTCCCAAGGGAATGATAACTGCAATCTCTCTGTTGTTTGCAGGGTTGAACCAAATCATATTGCCGCCCTGTCCCTGAGAGTAATCCCAATCAATATAAGCGCCGGTTGCAACATCAAATATCTTGCCAAGCTTTGTTGAATATCTTTCGCCCTCTGCGAGTACACCAAACTGAGCAACTATCTGGTCGCCGCCGTTCTGTGTGCAGGTTTCGGGAAGCTTGAGATACATAATAACTGTGCTTAACTTAGTAAGGTCAAGTCTTGATGTGTTAAGATTTACGGAGAATACGCCCCAGTTGCCGTCAGTGCTTGTAACCTTAAGGGATTTCTCGCCGTCAGCTGCATACTCGCTTGTGATTTCACCTGAGTATGTAGGAGATCTATGTGTGCCGAATACTTCGTTGGTTGTTGTGTTTTCAAAATCCTGAAGCATTACGTATTTGGAATCGTCAATAACCTTTGCAAAATCTGTTGAGCCGTCAAACTCGCCAACTATACCAACAATTCTGTCAATGTAGATAGCCTTATCTGCAATAGGCTCTGCAGATGCCATAAATACGGAGGTAATTGCAGACTTGTCAAGCTCGCCGTGGGTTGCAATATCGTCTGCTTTTATTTCATCAAGAGGAATAACAATACCTATTTCTTTGTCATATCCGGGTGTTACCCAAATACCGTACTTGTTGCCGAATGAATAGTCGGTAGAAAGCATCTGTCCTGCCTTAACGTCATAAATCTGACCAACGTTATTGGAGTGGTACGGATTTCCGTTTGCAACTACACCGAACTGTGCAACAAGCTGAGAGCCGTTTTCCTGAGCGCATACATCGGGAGTCTTGATAAACATAATAACTGCGCTCATCTTAGATGTGTCTATCTTGCTGAAATCAGCATTAACTGTAAGATATGCCCATCCGCCTTCGGTCTTTGTAACCTTAAGGGATTTTTTGCCGTCAACGCTGTATTCCTTGGAGATTTCTGTTTCGTATGTAGCGCCCCAGCAAGGACCTAATACTTTATCGGGATCAGCGTTTTCGAAGTCTTCAAGAACAACAAAGTTCTTTTCTTCTTCGGGCTCATCGGGAACTTCGGGAACCTCGGGCTCTTCTTCACTGGGAACGAAGCCTAATGAACCGTCAAATGCGCCTTCAACAGCAACGATTCTGTCAATGTAAATAGCCTTGTCTGCAACAGGCTCTGCGGATTCCATAAATACAGCTGTGATTCCTGACTTGTCAAGAGTTCCGTCCTCAGCCTTGATTTCGTCTAAGGGAACGATAACAGCTATTTCTTGGTTTGTTCCGGGAGTCATCCAGATACCGTATTTGTTTCCGAAGGAATAGTCAGTTTCAAGCATTACACCTGACTTAACATCGTATAACTGTCCAACATTGTTGGAATGATAGGGATTGCCGTTAGAAACTACACCGAACTGTGCAACAAGCTGGTCGCCGCCGTTTTGTGCGCATACATCGGGAGTCTTAAGGAAGAAGATAAGTGTGCTTAGGTTTTTAGCCTTTATCTTGCTGATATCAATGTTGATGTTAAGATATCCCCACTCACCTGTAGCCTTTGTAACCTTAAGGGATTTTGTTCCGTCAACTGCATAGTCTGTGGATATCTCTGTGTTGTAGGTAGTGCCCCAAGAGGGTCCTAAGATGTTTTCTGTTGTTACGTTTTCAAAGTCCTCAAGAACTGTGAACTTAGTTTCTATAGCAGGAACAAAGCCTAAGGAGTTGTCATACGCGTTTTCAACGCCGACAATTCTGTCAACA contains:
- a CDS encoding extracellular solute-binding protein, producing MKRIIAIILVVVLSLTFLTACKNTPKDSTGTSSGISDDIDNNTGNNTTDDDDLLEDEDSAVTGGESSDDTEESSQAPTNSVVTDVEVSDKSEDLYADLKGTTVRVIAFEEPATITKLMIKQFEKKYECKVTVEIYSWADWQVKILEMVAAGNPPDLAVCFDQHFIKYAATDILQPIDSYIDANAPFWDKTILNNYKWKGKTYAVNTEAYDTIMLHYNKNLLENAGLDGAADPYEVYKRGEWTFDKFREYAKALTKQKDGQTEVWGYASWIHDAFVYAAGGRGIVLNKDGTIDITLDKAAEIAGLEMLRKMIHEDKSTSTAAMNSFNALFNAQKVAFMAERPGYAVPDESKHTAFEIGMVPMPKVDKNSKHYNPAITQAWGVPVGAKNPKGAMAYIYYGAVFSDANKNTTYAISQRNKMITDKNLAIYKEAVKSNEKVFSFINGLGNWYDKQWPELWNLIYTENKTAVNAVASAKPIIEYEIEQTLKNK